In Pseudoalteromonas sp. '520P1 No. 423', the following proteins share a genomic window:
- a CDS encoding MJ1255/VC2487 family glycosyltransferase has translation MKILYGVQGTGNGHLTRSRVMAEHLKNSELDVTYLISGREKSELFAMEPFGDFEHRAGLTFITENGKIKKRKTLQNNNIKQFIKDVKTLDLSGFDLVINDFEPVSAWAAKQQGIDSIGIGHQYAFKHDIPKDGGTWLTNTLIQKFAPVRFPIGLHWHHFDSPILPPIVDVKLSSADIIENKVLVYLPFEAQSEVVNLLQKFKNFDFYIYSPDLENKDNGNIHTRSPCLKGFKNDLIQSKKVICGAGFELVSECIHIGIDVLVKPLAGQMEQISNAKALQTLGLGKVMNNLDSKICEIFLTSDIKVHQANYPDVAQHLVTWLKQGRWHEQQELADLLWKR, from the coding sequence ATGAAGATACTTTATGGCGTACAAGGGACAGGCAATGGTCATTTAACCCGTTCGCGTGTGATGGCAGAACATTTAAAAAATTCTGAGTTAGATGTTACTTATTTGATTTCAGGCAGAGAAAAATCTGAATTATTTGCCATGGAACCATTTGGTGATTTTGAGCATAGGGCAGGATTAACCTTTATTACAGAAAATGGAAAGATAAAGAAAAGAAAAACACTACAAAACAATAATATAAAGCAGTTCATTAAAGATGTTAAAACGTTAGATTTATCAGGATTTGATTTAGTAATAAATGATTTTGAGCCTGTTAGTGCATGGGCTGCAAAGCAACAAGGTATTGATTCAATCGGAATAGGGCATCAGTATGCTTTTAAACATGATATCCCTAAGGATGGAGGGACTTGGCTGACAAATACTTTAATTCAAAAATTTGCACCTGTTAGATTTCCAATTGGCTTGCATTGGCATCATTTTGATAGTCCTATTTTACCACCAATAGTTGATGTAAAATTAAGCAGCGCAGATATAATTGAAAATAAAGTCTTAGTATATTTACCCTTTGAAGCTCAAAGTGAAGTGGTCAATTTATTACAAAAGTTTAAAAATTTTGATTTTTATATTTATTCGCCTGATTTAGAAAATAAAGATAACGGTAATATCCATACCAGATCGCCATGCCTTAAAGGTTTTAAGAATGACTTAATTCAAAGCAAAAAAGTCATTTGTGGTGCAGGGTTTGAGCTTGTTAGTGAATGTATTCATATAGGTATTGATGTTTTAGTTAAGCCATTAGCAGGGCAAATGGAACAAATATCAAATGCAAAAGCATTACAAACACTAGGTTTAGGTAAAGTAATGAATAACTTAGATTCAAAAATATGTGAAATATTCTTAACATCAGATATCAAAGTACATCAAGCTAATTACCCAGATGTTGCACAGCACTTAGTGACTTGGTTAAAACAAGGAAGATGGCATGAACAGCAAGAGCTAGCTGATTTATTATGGAAGAGGTGA
- a CDS encoding helix-turn-helix transcriptional regulator, whose protein sequence is MASKNTHVTIVNQQQLREMITSVHHSEYHLNLANEQPIMSGLFSFSDLASGISVHCNDVIEMQNMSSSIELPPCLSFNIVFKGKIHFNLGKQAYFIGGEDAPEVECSAIILNKPDIMTRHMKQDEHVKKVNVFIKQEWLKKRCKNKQDIAILNKIFTKDLAVYKWQASDNIIKLSKLILQEKVKTGFAIELLIEQVALQILAECFDILSNQDTVKLTETNTNNKIMKSDLTIKKQIDLLITKPISLEGIAKSMGLSISTLQRRFKKDYGTTVVDYIRQTRLENARVAIAIKGLSIGEAAYLAGYNHSSNFITAFKKRFNITPASLLKSHALLEES, encoded by the coding sequence ATGGCATCAAAAAATACACATGTAACGATTGTAAACCAACAGCAACTAAGAGAAATGATTACATCTGTACATCATAGTGAATATCATTTAAACCTAGCAAATGAGCAGCCGATTATGTCTGGGTTGTTTTCTTTTTCTGATCTTGCATCGGGAATCTCAGTGCATTGCAATGATGTAATTGAAATGCAAAATATGAGCTCATCAATAGAGTTACCGCCTTGTTTAAGTTTTAATATTGTTTTTAAGGGCAAGATACATTTTAACTTAGGAAAACAGGCATATTTTATTGGTGGTGAAGATGCCCCTGAAGTTGAATGTTCAGCCATTATTTTAAATAAACCAGATATTATGACACGCCATATGAAGCAAGATGAGCATGTTAAAAAGGTAAATGTGTTTATAAAGCAAGAATGGCTGAAGAAAAGATGTAAAAACAAACAAGACATCGCAATATTAAATAAAATCTTTACGAAGGATTTAGCTGTTTATAAATGGCAAGCTTCAGATAATATAATCAAATTATCCAAATTGATCTTACAAGAAAAAGTCAAAACAGGGTTTGCAATTGAATTATTAATAGAACAAGTTGCTTTACAAATTTTAGCTGAATGTTTTGATATTTTAAGTAATCAAGATACGGTTAAACTGACTGAAACAAATACCAACAATAAAATAATGAAATCAGATTTAACGATAAAAAAACAAATTGATTTATTAATCACTAAGCCCATTTCATTAGAAGGTATCGCAAAATCTATGGGTTTAAGTATTAGTACATTACAAAGACGTTTTAAAAAAGACTATGGTACAACAGTTGTTGATTATATTCGCCAAACAAGACTTGAAAATGCGCGAGTAGCAATTGCAATTAAAGGCTTAAGCATAGGCGAAGCGGCATATCTAGCAGGTTATAATCATTCATCTAATTTTATAACGGCTTTTAAAAAACGATTTAATATTACACCTGCAAGTTTATTAAAATCACATGCGTTACTAGAAGAAAGCTAA
- a CDS encoding TonB-dependent receptor domain-containing protein, with translation MPTHNFKKSALCLLISSVCTTNFVYAEETSVDKNNELEQIEIWNTEVKASSLYFNEETLASKQADHLSDLLRTIPGIDVGGSHSMNQRITIRSLEDKDLKVTIDGANQNTYMYHHMGNLQIHADILKSVDIEVGTNSVINGGLGGAVRFETKEARELLDKDQQFGARLQTTFADNSGNSYSLSGYGQLTDSVDVLAYYNFVDRQNFEVGGGVITDQHGNKIPGTDGEVKGLEGELDDALLKLGWDLSDNQRFEFGYETYSDKGDYSYRPDMGSATDIAISGALGVPLNWPTEFSRDTITVNYELNFNEDSVLKLAVFNNQSELYRDESGWAENPAFAMWAGNVTGEADNTGINLIGNTFLDGDISNNFTYGIDIVKYETQYTAIALTGDMRTSDEEATNSALFIEDKIAFDNGFTLIPGVRYDNFDIDSTVVDNSFSKVTGSLAAQYDVSNELTFKLSATQLFKGPELSEVFTGAGSEVTPNKGIKAETGLNSEFAIAYRAEVLGADSFTAGITLFQTDVDNYIYDYAKIPGGGPRDYHKDNVGDLEVTGFEAYAGYKLGQLQIQLSYSAAETDLNAFADYQSLDGFRLDREQGDTISASVDYYFEAIELTAHWDILTVASLDHAPSLDGASEDTAKDSYTVQNISLRWAPSAVTGLAISLGVDNLFDEYYASQSSRTGLSKHPRFGDLFLTDYEPGRNIKATVSYKL, from the coding sequence ATGCCAACTCACAACTTTAAAAAAAGCGCTCTATGTTTATTAATTTCAAGTGTCTGTACAACTAACTTCGTTTATGCAGAAGAAACATCGGTAGACAAAAACAATGAATTAGAGCAGATTGAGATATGGAATACTGAAGTTAAAGCGTCTTCTTTATACTTTAATGAAGAAACACTTGCTTCAAAACAAGCGGATCACCTAAGTGATTTATTAAGAACTATTCCTGGTATTGATGTAGGTGGCTCTCACTCAATGAACCAAAGAATTACAATTCGTTCATTGGAAGATAAAGATTTAAAAGTAACTATTGATGGTGCAAATCAAAATACTTATATGTATCACCATATGGGTAACTTACAGATCCACGCGGACATTCTAAAATCAGTAGACATTGAGGTAGGCACAAACTCAGTGATTAATGGCGGTTTAGGTGGTGCTGTACGCTTTGAAACAAAAGAAGCCCGTGAATTATTAGACAAAGATCAACAATTTGGTGCCAGATTACAAACTACTTTTGCCGATAATTCAGGTAATTCATATTCACTTTCTGGATATGGCCAATTGACAGATTCAGTAGATGTATTAGCATATTATAACTTTGTAGATCGTCAAAACTTTGAAGTTGGTGGTGGCGTTATCACAGATCAACATGGTAATAAGATCCCTGGTACTGATGGTGAAGTGAAAGGTCTTGAAGGTGAACTAGATGATGCATTGTTAAAATTAGGTTGGGATTTATCAGACAATCAGCGCTTTGAATTTGGTTATGAAACCTATTCAGATAAAGGTGATTATAGCTATCGTCCGGATATGGGTTCTGCTACTGATATCGCAATCTCAGGTGCTTTGGGCGTACCATTAAATTGGCCTACTGAGTTTAGCCGCGATACTATAACTGTAAATTATGAATTAAATTTCAATGAAGATTCAGTATTAAAACTTGCTGTTTTTAATAATCAAAGTGAGTTATATCGAGATGAGAGTGGTTGGGCAGAAAATCCTGCTTTTGCAATGTGGGCTGGTAATGTAACAGGTGAAGCCGACAATACAGGCATTAACTTAATTGGGAATACCTTTTTAGATGGTGACATAAGCAATAACTTTACTTATGGTATTGATATTGTGAAATATGAAACACAATATACTGCAATTGCTTTAACTGGAGATATGAGAACTTCAGATGAAGAAGCAACTAACTCAGCCTTGTTCATCGAAGATAAAATAGCATTTGATAATGGTTTTACTCTTATACCAGGTGTTCGTTATGACAACTTTGATATTGATTCAACTGTAGTCGATAATTCTTTTTCAAAAGTGACAGGCTCTTTAGCTGCACAGTATGATGTAAGTAATGAATTAACATTTAAACTCAGTGCGACCCAGTTATTTAAAGGTCCTGAGCTAAGTGAAGTATTTACTGGAGCAGGCTCTGAAGTTACGCCAAATAAAGGCATAAAAGCTGAAACAGGTTTAAACTCAGAATTTGCTATTGCATACCGCGCAGAAGTTTTAGGTGCTGATAGCTTTACAGCAGGTATCACTTTATTCCAAACAGATGTAGATAATTATATCTATGATTATGCTAAAATCCCAGGTGGTGGTCCGCGTGATTATCATAAAGATAATGTAGGTGATTTAGAAGTAACAGGTTTTGAAGCTTATGCAGGCTATAAATTAGGTCAATTACAAATTCAATTAAGTTATTCTGCTGCAGAAACTGACTTAAATGCCTTTGCTGATTATCAGTCTTTAGATGGCTTTCGTTTAGATCGAGAGCAAGGAGATACAATAAGTGCTAGCGTAGATTATTACTTTGAAGCTATAGAATTAACTGCCCATTGGGATATTTTAACCGTTGCAAGTCTAGATCATGCGCCTTCATTAGATGGCGCAAGTGAAGATACTGCAAAAGACAGCTACACAGTCCAAAATATTTCACTTCGCTGGGCGCCATCTGCTGTTACTGGCTTAGCAATCAGTCTTGGAGTTGATAATTTATTTGATGAATATTACGCTTCACAGTCATCAAGAACGGGTCTTTCGAAGCATCCGAGGTTTGGTGATTTATTCTTAACAGATTATGAGCCAGGTAGAAATATAAAAGCGACAGTATCTTATAAGCTTTAA